The following are encoded together in the Chlorocebus sabaeus isolate Y175 chromosome 12, mChlSab1.0.hap1, whole genome shotgun sequence genome:
- the NUDT2 gene encoding bis(5'-nucleosyl)-tetraphosphatase [asymmetrical], with product MALRACGLIIFRRCLIPKVDNNTIEFLLLQASDGIHHWTPPKGHVEPGEDDLETALRETREEAGIEAGQLTIIEGFKRELNYVARNKPKTVIYWLAEVKDYDVEIRLSHEHQAYCWLGLEEACQLAQFKEMKAALQEGHQFLCSTEA from the exons ATGGCCCTGAGAGCATGTGGCTTGATCATCTTCCGAAGATGCCTCATTCCCAAAGTGGACAACAATACAATTGAGTTTTTACTGCTGCAGGCATCAGATGGCATTCATCACTGGACTCCTCCCAAAG GCCATGTGGAACCAGGAGAGGATGACTTGGAAACAGCCCTGAGGGAGACTCGAGAGGAAGCGGGCATAGAAGCAGGCCAGCTGACTATCATTGAGGGATTCAAAAGAGAACTCAATTATGTGGCCAGGAACAAGCCTAAAACAGTCATTTACTGGCTGGCAGAGGTGAAGGACTATGATGTGGAGATCCGCCTCTCCCATGAGCACCAAGCCTACTgctggctggggctggaggaggccTGCCAGTTGGCTCAGTTCAAGGAGATGAAGGCAGCACTCCAAGAAGGACACCAGTTTCTTTGCTCCACAGAGGCCTGA